One Hymenobacter volaticus genomic region harbors:
- a CDS encoding alpha/beta hydrolase family protein encodes MKVAIGVILPALLSSHSSWAQDGRILRKKPFLLAEGVFKEFARRNPEFSRNLRGVAFYRITYLSDGLRVTGYLAEPKEKGNYPCIISNRGGNREYGQWDTVQIAYTLGRMATWKYVVIASQYRGNDGGEGKEELGGKEVQDVLNLLPALSQVPNADTSRIGIEGGSRGGMMTYLALKSTSRFKAAAVNSGVTNPVTHIKNRPDLESEYSEVIPGYATNKEAVLKARSAVFWADKMSKTTPLLVQHGSSDWRVPAAEALELVQALYACQHPTRFILYEGATHALREVGAQYFAEMKRHFDYYVRDENPVPRMTPHGP; translated from the coding sequence ATGAAAGTAGCTATCGGTGTGATACTTCCTGCTTTGTTGAGCAGCCATTCGAGTTGGGCGCAGGATGGGAGAATCCTCCGTAAAAAGCCCTTCCTTTTAGCGGAAGGAGTGTTCAAAGAATTTGCGCGCCGTAATCCCGAGTTCAGTAGGAATTTGCGAGGCGTTGCTTTTTATCGGATTACGTATTTGTCGGATGGCTTGCGGGTGACCGGCTACCTGGCCGAGCCAAAGGAAAAGGGCAACTACCCTTGTATCATTTCCAACCGGGGTGGCAATAGAGAGTATGGCCAATGGGATACGGTTCAAATTGCTTATACCCTGGGCCGCATGGCCACCTGGAAGTATGTGGTGATCGCCAGTCAGTACCGAGGCAACGATGGCGGAGAAGGGAAAGAGGAGCTCGGAGGAAAAGAGGTGCAGGATGTCCTGAATCTGCTTCCGGCGCTTTCCCAAGTGCCCAATGCCGATACGTCAAGAATTGGGATAGAAGGCGGAAGCCGGGGCGGCATGATGACGTATCTGGCCCTGAAAAGTACGAGCCGCTTTAAAGCCGCCGCCGTGAATTCGGGCGTGACCAATCCTGTGACCCACATCAAAAACCGGCCGGATTTGGAAAGTGAGTATTCGGAAGTAATACCGGGTTACGCGACGAACAAAGAGGCGGTACTAAAAGCGAGGTCGGCCGTTTTTTGGGCCGACAAGATGAGTAAAACAACGCCGTTGCTTGTTCAACACGGCAGCTCGGACTGGCGAGTGCCGGCGGCGGAAGCACTGGAACTGGTTCAAGCATTATATGCGTGCCAACACCCGACGCGCTTCATTTTATACGAAGGCGCCACCCATGCGCTGAGAGAGGTGGGAGCGCAGTATTTTGCGGAAATGAAAAGGCACTTTGATTACTACGTCCGGGATGAAAACCCGGTGCCGAGAATGACGCCCCACGGACCATAA